One Pyrus communis chromosome 4, drPyrComm1.1, whole genome shotgun sequence genomic region harbors:
- the LOC137731891 gene encoding ABC transporter B family member 11-like isoform X2 — protein MERGQLEDGTKTVPYFRLFSFADSLDYMLMSVGVISAVGNGLCMPLMTVIMGDIINSFGGTENTKDVVDVVSKVALKYVYLAVGAGAAAFLQMSCWMITGERQAARIRGLYLKTILRQDVGFFDKEANTGEIIGRMSGDTVFIQEAMGEKVGRFIQLLATSIGGFIIAFIKGWLLTLVMLSSLPLLVLSGAVMGINLSKMASRGQTAYSLASTVVEQTVGSIRTVVSFTGEKQAIANYNNSLIKAYKSGVHEGLASGFGIGVILFIIMSSYGFAIWFGGKMIVEKGYTGGEVINVIFAALTASMSLGQASPCLSAFAAGKAAAYKMFETINRKPEIDSYDTNGQQLQDIRGDIELRDVYFSYPARPDEQIFHGFSLSIPSGATAALVGQSGSGKSTVISLIERFYDPLAGEVLIDGINLKEFQLKWIRQKIGLVSQEPVLFTSSIKDNIAYGKDGATNDEIRAAIELANAAKFIDKLPQGLDTMVGEHGTQLSGGQKQRVAIARAILKDPRILLLDEATSALDAESERVVQEALDRIMINRTTVIVAHRLSTVRNADTIAVIHRGAIVEKGRHSELIKDPEGAYSQLIRLQEMSSVSEQTTVNDRSISQGSSGRGNSSRHSFSISFGMPTAIGVLDAAPAESDILASKSSRVPPEVSLRRLAYLNKPEIPVLFLGTIAAAANGVVLPIFGLLVSSVIKTFFEPPQELRKHSKFWALIFIVLGVGSLIALPASHYFFSVAGFKLIKRVRSMCFEKVVYMEVSWFDDPEHSSGAIGARLSADAASLRGLLGDALGLLVQNLATAIAGLLIAFVANWQLALIILVLLPLLGVNGYFHVKFMKGFSADAKKMYEEASQVANDAVGSIRTIASFCAEEKVIELYQKKCEGPIKTGIRQGLISGIGFGLSFFFLFSVYATSFYAGARLVSAGKTTFADVFRVFFALTMTAVGVSQSGSLATDVSKAKSSAASIFAIIDRKSKIDSSDDSGTMIENVKGEIEFRHVSFKYPTRPDVPIFQDLCLTIRRGKTVALVGESGSGKSTVVSLLQRFYDPDSGHITLDGIEIQKLQLKWLRQQMGLVSQEPVLFNETIRANIAYGKEGDVTEAEIIAAAELANAHKFISSLQQGYDTIVGERGVQLSGGQKQRVAIARAIMKAPKILLLDEATSALDAESERVVQDALDRVMVDRTTVVVAHRLSTIKSADLIAVVKNGVIAEKGTHETLINVEDGIYASLVALHASASS, from the exons ATGGAGAGAGGCCAATTA GAGGATGGCACCAAAACAGTACCATATTTCAGGCTTTTCTCCTTTGCTGATTCCTTGGATTACATGCTAATGTCTGTTGGTGTAATCAGCGCCGTTGGAAACGGGCTCTGTATGCCTCTAATGACTGTAATCATGGGAGATATCATTAATTCTTTTGGAGGAACTGAGAATACCAAAGATGTTGTGGATGTAGTTTCTAAG GTAGCTCTAAAGTATGTTTACTTGGCTGTGGGAGCTGGTGCTGCTGCATTTCTGC AGATGTCTTGCTGGATGATCACCGGAGAGAGACAGGCTGCACGAATAAGAGGTCTATACTTGAAAACAATATTAAGGCAAGATGTTGGTTTTTTCGATAAAGAAGCGAACACTGGGGAAATTATTGGCAGGATGTCTGGGGATACTGTGTTCATTCAAGAGGCCATGGGCGAGAAG GTAGGAAGGTTCATCCAATTACTTGCCACATCCATTGGAGGCTTCATAATAGCATTTATTAAGGGATGGCTTCTCACCCTTGTCATGCTATCATCTCTTCCCCTTCTTGTCCTCTCAGGTGCTGTCATGGGCATCAATTTATCGAAGATGGCATCCCGTGGGCAAACTGCTTATTCACTGGCATCAACTGTGGTAGAGCAGACAGTTGGTTCAATCAGAACT GTTGTATCATTTACAGGAGAGAAACAGGCGATAGCTAATTACAACAACTCCTTAATAAAAGCTTACAAGTCGGGTGTGCACGAGGGTTTGGCTTCTGGTTTTGGGATTGGTGTTATTCTGTTTATTATAATGTCTAGTTATGGTTTCGCTATATGGTTTGGCGGAAAGATGATAGTTGAAAAAGGATATACTGGAGGAGAAGTAATCAATGTAATTTTCGCTGCGTTGACTGCCTCCAT GTCTCTTGGGCAGGCTTCTCCATGCCTGAGTGCATTTGCTGCTGGAAAAGCCGCAGCTTATAAAATGTTTGAGACGATTAACAGAAAGCCGGAGATAGATTCTTATGACACTAATGGGCAGCAGTTACAAGACATCCGTGGAGACATAGAACTGAGGGATGTTTATTTCAGTTATCCTGCAAGACCAGATGAACAAATATTCCATGGATTTTCTCTCTCAATACCTAGCGGTGCAACTGCTGCTTTGGTTGGGCAGAGCGGAAGTGGTAAATCAACTGTGATCAGTTTGATTGAGAGGTTTTATGATCCCTTAGCTGGGGAAGTTCTTATTGATGGTATTAATCTCAAAGAGTTCCAGCTGAAATGGATCCGACAGAAAATAGGTCTTGTCAGCCAGGAACCCGTGTTGTTTACTTCTAGCATCAAAGATAACATTGCTTATGGGAAGGACGGTGCAACTAACGATGAAATAAGGGCTGCTATAGAGCTTGCTAATGCTGCTAAATTCATAGACAAACTGCCACAG ggACTAGACACAATGGTTGGTGAACATGGAACTCAGCTGTCTGGGGGCCAAAAGCAAAGAGTTGCTATAGCTAGAGCAATCCTGAAAGACCCAAGAATTCTACTTTTAGACGAAGCCACAAGTGCCCTCGATGCAGAATCTGAGAGAGTTGTGCAGGAGGCATTGGACAGAATTATGATTAATCGCACCACTGTCATTGTAGCCCATCGTTTGAGTACAGTAAGGAATGCTGACACCATTGCTGTTATACATAGAGGGGCAATCGTCGAAAAAG GTCGACATTCGGAGCTAATTAAGGACCCTGAAGGAGCATATAGCCAGCTTATAAGGTTGCAAGAAATGAGCAGTGTGTCAGAACAGACGACTGTGAATGATC GATCCATAAGCCAGGGATCATCTGGAAGAGGAAACAGTAGTCGTCATTCCTTCTCAATCTCATTTGGTATGCCCACTGCAATAGGTGTCCTTGACGCAGCACCTGCAGAATCTGATATTCTTGCTTCAAAATCATCAAGAGTACCTCCAGAAGTCTCACTTCGCCGCCTAGCTTACCTGAACAAGCCAGAGATCCCAGTGTTGTTCCTAGGTACAATAGCTGCAGCAGCCAATGGGGTAGTCTTACCTATTTTTGGGTTATTGGTATCCAGTGTAATAAAGACCTTCTTTGAGCCACCTCAAGAACTCCGGAAGCATTCAAAGTTTTGGGCATTAATCTTTATTGTTCTTGGAGTGGGATCTTTAATAGCACTTCCAGCAAGTCACTACTTTTTTTCTGTGGCTggatttaaattaataaaacgaGTCCGATCTATGTGCTTTGAGAAGGTAGTTTACATGGAAGTAAGTTGGTTTGACGACCCTGAGCACTCAAGTGGTGCAATTGGCGCAAGGCTTTCTGCAGATGCAGCTTCTCTGAGGGGGCTGCTTGGAGATGCTCTTGGTTTGCTTGTTCAGAATTTAGCAACTGCAATTGCTGGTTTGTTGATTGCTTTTGTGGCAAATTGGCAACTTGCACTTATAATTCTTGTTTTGCTGCCTCTGTTAGGAGTAAATGGTTATTTTCACGTCAAGTTCATGAAAGGATTCAGTGCAGATGCAAAG AAAATGTACGAGGAAGCAAGTCAAGTAGCGAATGATGCTGTAGGGAGTATTAGAACAATTGCTTCCTTTTGTGCTGAAGAGAAGGTGATTGAATTGTACCAGAAAAAATGTGAAGGCCCTATTAAGACAGGGATCAGGCAAGGGTTAATCAGTGGAATAGGATTTGGTCTATCcttcttttttctgttttctgtgTACGCCACTAGTTTTTACGCAGGAGCCCGACTTGTTTCAGCTGGAAAGACAACATTCGCTGATGTTTTCCGG GTTTTCTTTGCTCTTACTATGACAGCTGTTGGAGTGTCTCAGTCGGGCTCCCTAGCTACTGATGTAAGTAAAGCAAAGAGCTCTGCTGCTTCTATATTTGCAATTATCGATCGAAAATCAAAAATAGACTCCAGTGATGATTCTGGAACAATGATAGAAAATGTGAAAGGCGAAATTGAATTCCGCCATGTCAGCTTCAAGTATCCAACTCGACCTGACGTGCCAATCTTCCAGGACCTTTGCTTGACCATTCGTCGTGGCAAG ACGGTTGCTCTGGTTGGAGAAAGTGGAAGTGGGAAATCGACAGTCGTCTCATTGTTGCAGAGATTTTATGACCCTGATTCAGGTCACATTACACTAGATGGAATCGAAATCCAAAAGCTACAGTTGAAGTGGTTGAGGCAGCAAATGGGGCTGGTGAGCCAGGAGCCTGTGTTATTTAATGAAACTATCCGAGCCAACATTGCATATGGAAAGGAAGGGGATGTAACAGAAGCTGAAATTATAGCTGCAGCAGAATTGGCAAACGCTCACAAGTTCATCAGTAGTTTACAACAG GGTTACGATACAATCGTAGGAGAGCGGGGGGTTCAGCTGTCCGGCGGACAGAAGCAAAGGGTGGCAATTGCAAGAGCTATAATGAAGGCACCAAAGATTTTACTACTAGATGAAGCCACAAGTGCGCTCGACGCTGAATCCGAACGAGTTGTTCAAGACGCACTGGATCGCGTCATGGTGGATCGAACCACGGTGGTGGTTGCTCATCGGTTATCAACGATTAAGAGTGCAGATTTAATAGCAGTGGTGAAAAATGGAGTGATTGCAGAGAAAGGAACGCATGAAACTTTGATCAACGTCGAGGATGGCATTTATGCTTCTTTGGTTGCTTTGCATGCAAGTGCCTCATCTTAG
- the LOC137731891 gene encoding ABC transporter B family member 11-like isoform X1 produces the protein MAEVNPVEGDVVKEQGATVTNEHAAVEDSENSQQDTSKNKEDGTKTVPYFRLFSFADSLDYMLMSVGVISAVGNGLCMPLMTVIMGDIINSFGGTENTKDVVDVVSKVALKYVYLAVGAGAAAFLQMSCWMITGERQAARIRGLYLKTILRQDVGFFDKEANTGEIIGRMSGDTVFIQEAMGEKVGRFIQLLATSIGGFIIAFIKGWLLTLVMLSSLPLLVLSGAVMGINLSKMASRGQTAYSLASTVVEQTVGSIRTVVSFTGEKQAIANYNNSLIKAYKSGVHEGLASGFGIGVILFIIMSSYGFAIWFGGKMIVEKGYTGGEVINVIFAALTASMSLGQASPCLSAFAAGKAAAYKMFETINRKPEIDSYDTNGQQLQDIRGDIELRDVYFSYPARPDEQIFHGFSLSIPSGATAALVGQSGSGKSTVISLIERFYDPLAGEVLIDGINLKEFQLKWIRQKIGLVSQEPVLFTSSIKDNIAYGKDGATNDEIRAAIELANAAKFIDKLPQGLDTMVGEHGTQLSGGQKQRVAIARAILKDPRILLLDEATSALDAESERVVQEALDRIMINRTTVIVAHRLSTVRNADTIAVIHRGAIVEKGRHSELIKDPEGAYSQLIRLQEMSSVSEQTTVNDHDRPEISSVDSRRHSSQRFSLLRSISQGSSGRGNSSRHSFSISFGMPTAIGVLDAAPAESDILASKSSRVPPEVSLRRLAYLNKPEIPVLFLGTIAAAANGVVLPIFGLLVSSVIKTFFEPPQELRKHSKFWALIFIVLGVGSLIALPASHYFFSVAGFKLIKRVRSMCFEKVVYMEVSWFDDPEHSSGAIGARLSADAASLRGLLGDALGLLVQNLATAIAGLLIAFVANWQLALIILVLLPLLGVNGYFHVKFMKGFSADAKKMYEEASQVANDAVGSIRTIASFCAEEKVIELYQKKCEGPIKTGIRQGLISGIGFGLSFFFLFSVYATSFYAGARLVSAGKTTFADVFRVFFALTMTAVGVSQSGSLATDVSKAKSSAASIFAIIDRKSKIDSSDDSGTMIENVKGEIEFRHVSFKYPTRPDVPIFQDLCLTIRRGKTVALVGESGSGKSTVVSLLQRFYDPDSGHITLDGIEIQKLQLKWLRQQMGLVSQEPVLFNETIRANIAYGKEGDVTEAEIIAAAELANAHKFISSLQQGYDTIVGERGVQLSGGQKQRVAIARAIMKAPKILLLDEATSALDAESERVVQDALDRVMVDRTTVVVAHRLSTIKSADLIAVVKNGVIAEKGTHETLINVEDGIYASLVALHASASS, from the exons ATGGCTGAGGTAAATCCTGTGGAGGGCGATGTGGTCAAGGAGCAGGGCGCGACAGTAACAAACGAGCACGCAGCAGTGGAGGATTCTGAAAACAGCCAGCAAGATACAAGCAAGAACAAGGAGGATGGCACCAAAACAGTACCATATTTCAGGCTTTTCTCCTTTGCTGATTCCTTGGATTACATGCTAATGTCTGTTGGTGTAATCAGCGCCGTTGGAAACGGGCTCTGTATGCCTCTAATGACTGTAATCATGGGAGATATCATTAATTCTTTTGGAGGAACTGAGAATACCAAAGATGTTGTGGATGTAGTTTCTAAG GTAGCTCTAAAGTATGTTTACTTGGCTGTGGGAGCTGGTGCTGCTGCATTTCTGC AGATGTCTTGCTGGATGATCACCGGAGAGAGACAGGCTGCACGAATAAGAGGTCTATACTTGAAAACAATATTAAGGCAAGATGTTGGTTTTTTCGATAAAGAAGCGAACACTGGGGAAATTATTGGCAGGATGTCTGGGGATACTGTGTTCATTCAAGAGGCCATGGGCGAGAAG GTAGGAAGGTTCATCCAATTACTTGCCACATCCATTGGAGGCTTCATAATAGCATTTATTAAGGGATGGCTTCTCACCCTTGTCATGCTATCATCTCTTCCCCTTCTTGTCCTCTCAGGTGCTGTCATGGGCATCAATTTATCGAAGATGGCATCCCGTGGGCAAACTGCTTATTCACTGGCATCAACTGTGGTAGAGCAGACAGTTGGTTCAATCAGAACT GTTGTATCATTTACAGGAGAGAAACAGGCGATAGCTAATTACAACAACTCCTTAATAAAAGCTTACAAGTCGGGTGTGCACGAGGGTTTGGCTTCTGGTTTTGGGATTGGTGTTATTCTGTTTATTATAATGTCTAGTTATGGTTTCGCTATATGGTTTGGCGGAAAGATGATAGTTGAAAAAGGATATACTGGAGGAGAAGTAATCAATGTAATTTTCGCTGCGTTGACTGCCTCCAT GTCTCTTGGGCAGGCTTCTCCATGCCTGAGTGCATTTGCTGCTGGAAAAGCCGCAGCTTATAAAATGTTTGAGACGATTAACAGAAAGCCGGAGATAGATTCTTATGACACTAATGGGCAGCAGTTACAAGACATCCGTGGAGACATAGAACTGAGGGATGTTTATTTCAGTTATCCTGCAAGACCAGATGAACAAATATTCCATGGATTTTCTCTCTCAATACCTAGCGGTGCAACTGCTGCTTTGGTTGGGCAGAGCGGAAGTGGTAAATCAACTGTGATCAGTTTGATTGAGAGGTTTTATGATCCCTTAGCTGGGGAAGTTCTTATTGATGGTATTAATCTCAAAGAGTTCCAGCTGAAATGGATCCGACAGAAAATAGGTCTTGTCAGCCAGGAACCCGTGTTGTTTACTTCTAGCATCAAAGATAACATTGCTTATGGGAAGGACGGTGCAACTAACGATGAAATAAGGGCTGCTATAGAGCTTGCTAATGCTGCTAAATTCATAGACAAACTGCCACAG ggACTAGACACAATGGTTGGTGAACATGGAACTCAGCTGTCTGGGGGCCAAAAGCAAAGAGTTGCTATAGCTAGAGCAATCCTGAAAGACCCAAGAATTCTACTTTTAGACGAAGCCACAAGTGCCCTCGATGCAGAATCTGAGAGAGTTGTGCAGGAGGCATTGGACAGAATTATGATTAATCGCACCACTGTCATTGTAGCCCATCGTTTGAGTACAGTAAGGAATGCTGACACCATTGCTGTTATACATAGAGGGGCAATCGTCGAAAAAG GTCGACATTCGGAGCTAATTAAGGACCCTGAAGGAGCATATAGCCAGCTTATAAGGTTGCAAGAAATGAGCAGTGTGTCAGAACAGACGACTGTGAATGATCATGATAGGCCAGAAATTAGTAGTGTGGATTCTCGGAGACATTCAAGTCAAAGATTTTCACTCTTACGATCCATAAGCCAGGGATCATCTGGAAGAGGAAACAGTAGTCGTCATTCCTTCTCAATCTCATTTGGTATGCCCACTGCAATAGGTGTCCTTGACGCAGCACCTGCAGAATCTGATATTCTTGCTTCAAAATCATCAAGAGTACCTCCAGAAGTCTCACTTCGCCGCCTAGCTTACCTGAACAAGCCAGAGATCCCAGTGTTGTTCCTAGGTACAATAGCTGCAGCAGCCAATGGGGTAGTCTTACCTATTTTTGGGTTATTGGTATCCAGTGTAATAAAGACCTTCTTTGAGCCACCTCAAGAACTCCGGAAGCATTCAAAGTTTTGGGCATTAATCTTTATTGTTCTTGGAGTGGGATCTTTAATAGCACTTCCAGCAAGTCACTACTTTTTTTCTGTGGCTggatttaaattaataaaacgaGTCCGATCTATGTGCTTTGAGAAGGTAGTTTACATGGAAGTAAGTTGGTTTGACGACCCTGAGCACTCAAGTGGTGCAATTGGCGCAAGGCTTTCTGCAGATGCAGCTTCTCTGAGGGGGCTGCTTGGAGATGCTCTTGGTTTGCTTGTTCAGAATTTAGCAACTGCAATTGCTGGTTTGTTGATTGCTTTTGTGGCAAATTGGCAACTTGCACTTATAATTCTTGTTTTGCTGCCTCTGTTAGGAGTAAATGGTTATTTTCACGTCAAGTTCATGAAAGGATTCAGTGCAGATGCAAAG AAAATGTACGAGGAAGCAAGTCAAGTAGCGAATGATGCTGTAGGGAGTATTAGAACAATTGCTTCCTTTTGTGCTGAAGAGAAGGTGATTGAATTGTACCAGAAAAAATGTGAAGGCCCTATTAAGACAGGGATCAGGCAAGGGTTAATCAGTGGAATAGGATTTGGTCTATCcttcttttttctgttttctgtgTACGCCACTAGTTTTTACGCAGGAGCCCGACTTGTTTCAGCTGGAAAGACAACATTCGCTGATGTTTTCCGG GTTTTCTTTGCTCTTACTATGACAGCTGTTGGAGTGTCTCAGTCGGGCTCCCTAGCTACTGATGTAAGTAAAGCAAAGAGCTCTGCTGCTTCTATATTTGCAATTATCGATCGAAAATCAAAAATAGACTCCAGTGATGATTCTGGAACAATGATAGAAAATGTGAAAGGCGAAATTGAATTCCGCCATGTCAGCTTCAAGTATCCAACTCGACCTGACGTGCCAATCTTCCAGGACCTTTGCTTGACCATTCGTCGTGGCAAG ACGGTTGCTCTGGTTGGAGAAAGTGGAAGTGGGAAATCGACAGTCGTCTCATTGTTGCAGAGATTTTATGACCCTGATTCAGGTCACATTACACTAGATGGAATCGAAATCCAAAAGCTACAGTTGAAGTGGTTGAGGCAGCAAATGGGGCTGGTGAGCCAGGAGCCTGTGTTATTTAATGAAACTATCCGAGCCAACATTGCATATGGAAAGGAAGGGGATGTAACAGAAGCTGAAATTATAGCTGCAGCAGAATTGGCAAACGCTCACAAGTTCATCAGTAGTTTACAACAG GGTTACGATACAATCGTAGGAGAGCGGGGGGTTCAGCTGTCCGGCGGACAGAAGCAAAGGGTGGCAATTGCAAGAGCTATAATGAAGGCACCAAAGATTTTACTACTAGATGAAGCCACAAGTGCGCTCGACGCTGAATCCGAACGAGTTGTTCAAGACGCACTGGATCGCGTCATGGTGGATCGAACCACGGTGGTGGTTGCTCATCGGTTATCAACGATTAAGAGTGCAGATTTAATAGCAGTGGTGAAAAATGGAGTGATTGCAGAGAAAGGAACGCATGAAACTTTGATCAACGTCGAGGATGGCATTTATGCTTCTTTGGTTGCTTTGCATGCAAGTGCCTCATCTTAG